The Coffea arabica cultivar ET-39 chromosome 4e, Coffea Arabica ET-39 HiFi, whole genome shotgun sequence genome includes a window with the following:
- the LOC113741813 gene encoding uncharacterized protein → MKGPSKNSWEPIMTGDTTTPSYWLNWRVLLCSIWLLISLVLASILISKYECLRNSKSRSKERLKDSAGVLYEDEVWRPCLRSIHPAWLLGYRIVAFIVLVLMLILNVAVDGGGIFLYYTQWTFTLVTFYFALGSVLSMYGCYQYHNRIGARYDDERVDTEHGADGTSRNAAENSNVSNGAKGFDPSEQLHDRKIASFWGYVFQIIFQMNAGAVLLTDCVFWFIIVPFLAIKDYRLNFLIINMHSINAVFLLGETALNCLRFPWFRIAYFVLWTVVYVIFQWIVHACVSLWWPYPFLDLSSPYAPLWYSSVALLHIPCYGLFVLVIKLKHFLLSKWFPRSYQCAR, encoded by the exons GACCTTCAAAGAATTCTTGGGAGCCAATCATGACTGGGGACACAACAACCCCAAGTTACTGGCTTAACTGGAGGGTGTTGCTTTGTTCCATTTGGTTATTAATCTCGTTGGTTTTAGCATCAATTCTTATTTCCAAGTATGAATGTTTGCGCAATTCGAAAAGTAGAAGTAAGGAAAGACTCAAAGATTCAGCCGGAGTTTTGTATGAAGATGAAGTTTGGAGGCCCTGCCTCAGAAGCATACATCCTGCTTGGCTGCTGGGATACAGAATTGTTGCTTTTATTGTGCTAGTATTAATGCTGATCCTAAATGTTGCCGTTGATGGAGGAGGCATTTTTTTATACTATACACA GTGGACCTTTACATTGGTTACTTTCTATTTTGCG CTTGGATCTGTGCTCTCCATGTATGGATGTTACCAATATCACAATAGAATCGGTGCTCGATATGATGATGAGAGGGTTGATACTGAGCATGGTGCTGATGGAACCTCCAGAAATGCTGCAGAAAACTCAAATGTGTCCAATGGTGCAAAAGGCTTTGACCCTAGTGAGCAACTACATGATCGGAAGATTGCTAGTTTTTGGGGTTATGTGTTTCAGATCATTTTCCAG ATGAATGCTGGAGCTGTATTGCTGACGGATTGCGTGTTTTGGTTCATAATTGTACCGTTTCTTGCCATCAAAGATTACAGACTGAATTTT TTGATTATAAATATGCACTCAATCAATGCTGTTTTTCTGCTTGGTGAGACTGCATTAAACTGCTTG CGGTTCCCTTGGTTCCGAATTGCATACTTTGTCCTATGGACAGTTGTTTATGTCATTTTTCAATGGATTGTTCATGCTTGTGTTTCACTTTG GTGGCCCTATCCATTCCTTGATTTATCATCTCCATATGCTCCGCTGTG GTACTCATCTGTGGCATTGCTGCACATACCATGTTATGGTCTTTTTGTTCTGGTAATTAAGCTGAAACACTTTCTTCTGTCAAAATGGTTCCCGCGGTCTTATCAATGTGCTCGGTAA